tgaaatgcttcataaacaacaggtgtagactaacagtgaaatgcttcataaacaacaggtgtggactaacagtgaaatgcttcataaacaacaggtgtggactaacagtgaaatgcttcataaacaacaggtgtagactaacagtgaaatgcttcataaacaaccggtgtagactaacagtgaaatgcttcataaacaacaggtgtagactaacagtgaaatgcttcataaacgacaggtgtggactaacagtaaaatgcttcataaacaacaggtgtagactaacagtgaaatgcttcataaacaacaggtggactaacagtgaaatgcttcataaacaacaggtggactaacagtaaaatgcttcataaacaacaggtggactaacagtaaaatgcttcataaacaacaggtggactaacagtaaaatgcttcataaacaacaggtggactaacagtgaaatgcttcataaacaaccggtgtagactaacagtgaaatgcttactcacgggttctttccaacaatgcagagagaaagcaaatagagaaataatagaaaagtaaagcATGTAATAATACAAGGTATAATCGATTATATTTCCTGTATACTGCAGGTTCATTGTTGTGTACATTTTCTCCTGCCCTATGCTATGGTATGGCATTACAACGTGagtatttcacacacacacacacacacacacacacacacacacacacacaagtcaaagTAATGCAACATACACTATAACATTTATGATAATAAGGAAAAGGTGGTTGGAGTTATGGACCATGCTGGAGTGGCTAAAGCCTAAAAATGTTTACCCCTGGCTGGACGCGGGGGCGCAACATCAGGAAGTTGCATTAGTCACTcgagcatggtggtggaaaatggtgCTTCATAAAGAAAGTATGTTTTCTTCCACCTTAAATTAAAATTGAGTTGAGTAGGAGAATGGAGAATGTACGAACTGGTCGTCAGGGGACAAGAGTGTATTACCAGCTGGGCATATCAAGCCCAGACAATAGCGGAGTCCAACAAGTTGTGGGTGACAGTTATCATACCTGTGTGACCTGTGTAACGGTAGCAAAAGGCAGCTGTGTTAGATCTCACTGGCAAAGCTAGGCAGGTGCTAATAGCATTAGTAGTAGATTGGTTTAAGTGGCGTATTGTTTGATTGGTAACTATAGTAACAGAAGCAGTCCACAGGAGGTTCCTTAGGTTTGTGGAAACTGTCCTGTTGCtctaatggctggagcagaatcatttggaatggtatcaaatacatctaaCACATGGTTTCCAGTAGTATAATGCCATTACATTTGCTCCGTTCCCGGGCATTATTATGAGTCGTTCTCCTCTCAACAGCCTCGTGTGAagcagacaggagaccagaccccACACAGAAGCTTACTCATGAGTGCTACACATCGGTAGAGTACGAGACAAATTCCTCCTCTAATCTCAAGCGCTTTGAGCATGGAAAAAGCCCTGCACTACCAAACCAATCCAGTATCAGAATTTATTTGCTGGACTTGCCAGACTTGCTTGCTTTGGTGGCTTTGGTAGCTTTGATGTCCATCTTGGTCTTCTGAATACGAGAAAAGATCTCCTTGAACAAAGCTTTGTACTCTGGCGTGCTCTGGCCCAGTCGTTTATCTACCGCCTCCACCTGCTTACTGATGCTCTCCATCACCTCGGGGGTGGAGGGAGACTGGGTGGGGGAGGGCGGGGGTGCAGGGGTGGGGCCCATGGCACAGTCCTTCATGGAGGGGTCCCTGGAGACGGGCCGCGAGGTCTGCACCCCCGCGTGGCACAGGGACTCCTCGTGGCACCGGCACTTCCTTAACAGCTCCTCATACTTCTCCAGCAGAGCGTGGTACTGCTCGTCCACCTCCCTCAGGATGGACATCCCTCTCTTACGGACGCTGTTGGCGTGGATCGCGTagcttcctcttctcctcccggATGCGTCCCTGGCCACGATGGCATTCAGTGCCGTGTCGCTGCAGCTCTTCCTGACGGGGCTGGAGGCAGGTAACGACTCTCCACCTAAGCCTCTTCCCCCCTCGCCCTCCTCCCCTCGCCCTCCACccacttctcctccctccccctccagggtGTCTGTCTCGGGGGTGTTGTTGAGGAGGGTCTGGGTGAAGCCCACGCCGTCATCTTCGCTGCTCAGGAGGAGTGTCCTCGCCCGTCGGAGCTGCTGGAGTTCCTGGAGCTCTGCCTCTAGTTCACGAACCCGTGCCTGGCAGCTCTCTGCAccctgtcaatcaatcaatgagTCAATCATTCAGTCAGATAGTCAATAAACCAATCActcaatatttttttattcttcCAGAAAAGAGGGAGAGTTAGGAGCCctactatatactatatttaaGTTAGGAACAAGTATCAGTATCACTCATTGGATTGAACAGACTTAGTAGAACATGAAACCATTAAAATAAACGGAGTCACTCCTTTTGGAATGAATATTAAATGGAATTGAAATAGGATTCTGACCAGCACACGTGACTCCAGACGAGAGAACTCCCCCAGGAGGACGTGACACTCCCTCTCCGCCCCCTCCCTGCGACCCCGCTCCGCCCTCACGGCCGAGCGCAGCGCCGACACCGCCTCTCTCAGACGCTCATTCTCCTCCTCTGCTGGCTGGCGCTTAGTCTCTGAGGTGAAGCTGTCTGAGCGGCCCACCACGAACCCATCCTCATAcctgacggacagacagagagagagagagacacacagttccACACAATATCAGCTAAAATCCTAACATCGCTGAGCCTCTCATATTAAAACAACCATCTTtcctgttgtttttttttgtcttgccaACTTAACGATGTGACACAGACAGGGGTTCACACACTAAAAGATTATTTACTTGGTCGTGAGGATTTTCGATTACCAACACACTGTCTCGCGAAAAACAATGATGGTGATTAAGATTGTTAACGTAGCTAGAACAAAGCAGCCTCAAACATTTCCAGTCTGACATTCACACCTGCCGTGCAGAGTTGAAACATTTAGCCAACATATTTTTTTTGAGTTGAATAACATGAACTTCAGAGCTGAAACGATTTGACACTTTGGTTTAAAAGGCAAGTACAAAACACCTAATACTAGTAGTCATGGTTCCTGCTGGAGAGTCTACACATTCTGGGTGATCATCTCGCTGGCTTCTTCTCTGGCGAGCTCTCATTGGCTATTGATGATCGCCGCACTCACACTACAAGAGCATTGCAGATTTTGTGCCGATAAAATTTAAACGTCTGAGAATCTCGGGACGTCTGGTACGGCTCAAAGACGGGATCGGTAGCTCTCAGATTGTGTCTCTGACCCGCTTACATTAAACGATCTTCGGTGATGGCCGCCGCCGCCCCCAGTAGGCAACGACATGGGGATTTTGTCTCCGATCACAAAAACTTGTCTGGGACAGCTAAATCGGAGCGAAAATCGCGTAGAGTCCACCTGGCTTTACTTGTACCTGCCACAGACAGACAAGCTCAATACATAGTCTAGGGACCTTGAGATCCAGTAACCAAAGACGTGAGTGTGACTGCTAGGAGTCCTCACTTGGGTGCGGTGCAGAGTTCCCTAAGGCAGGGGAAGGAGGCGATGGTTTTGCGTcgttccctcttctccctccggACCCTGAGCAGCTCCAGGGAGTGGAGCTGTTCCACCTGCCCAGAGAGAGACTCCACCTGGGTCTGCAGGGTCTCGATGGTCCCAGTCAACCTGGGAGAACCAGGGAAGAGAGGCATGGggttagtgtgtttgtgtacgtgcGTTTGACGATGTGCGTCCGTCCAGCTCACCTCTCTATCTTGTGTTGTGAGGCCTTGCTGTCCAGTACCAGGGTACGGTTGGTGAGCTCCAGTTCTCTGGCTGTCCCATCTAGCTGCTCGTACACCTTAGCATGCTGCTCATTCATTTCCCTCAGCACCTCCAGCTGCTTAGCCAGGtactgcacagagagagagacatactgtataataaataaataaattaaattaaatatatatacacacaccacagcaggttggtggcaccttaattggggaggacggggttgtggtaatgactggagcagaatgtTCTCACTGTCATTACGGGTGTTGTATGTAGATTCATGCGGGAAAAACCCcaatttaaatccattttagaataaagctctaacgtaacaaaatgtggagaaagtcaaggggtctgaatactttccaaaagccCTGTATACATTAAAACAGATGGGGGCATGTTCCACTACCCCTAAGCCATTAGGGGGATGGATGCTTTCTGGCAATAGTAGCTTTCTGGCAATTGCTGGTTAAGGGCAACACTTCTATTCCCTCCCCTGGTTACTCGAAAACCCCTTGGTCGTGAACTCAGTGAACCATTTCACTAGATTAGGATCAGCCAGCAGGGTCAAAGAGTTACTGAGGCATTAGGTAGGCCACAGCACTATGGCCAGCCACCACAGCAGAGAAGAGCCAACTTCCTACGACTCTGCTCAGTCAACAGGTAGATTGTCATCCAATCTACACCTAACTTATGGGTAGAGGTTACGTTAGAGTTTAGACAGTTAGggaaaaggggggatacctagtcagttgtccaactgaatgtattcaagtagaatgtgtcttctgcatttaacccaaaaCCTCTGAATCCGAGAAAATGCAACAAAGagcctatgcaaagccctcactgtCACTATGAAACTTATTCCAGTGTCTTCCTgaaatctttgccagtgtgtgtaggctaccttcccctccccctccccccgaAGAATACATAATCTACAGTAGCTACTGGCGTTACAGGCAGAAATTAGGGAGAGAACCTTTTCAATGCTATTTAAGGATACTACAGTTATCatgtttcacattggatttatttatttatttatttatttttttaattattttaaatttgacccctttttctccccaatttcgtagtatccaattgttgtagtagctactatcttgtctcatcgctacaactcccgtacgggctcgggagagacgaaggttgaaagtcatgcgtcctccgatacacaaccaaccaagccgctgcttctttaacacagcgcacatccaacccggaagccagccgcaccaatgcgccggaggaaacaccgtgcaccttggctagcgtacactgcgcccagcccgccacaggagtcgctggtgcgcgatgagacaaggacacccctaccgaccaagccctccctaacccgggcgacgctaggccaattgtgcgtcgccccacggacctcccggtcacggccggttacgacagagcctgggcgcgaacccaggactctgatggcacagctggcgctgcagtacagcgcccttaaccactgcgccacccgggaggccccacattggatttattaactacagaaaggtaagacgtgtttttattttcattctggtgccactctgcacacacaagctagTTTGTTAGCTAGCTCTGGCCTAGCTCACGATGGACTGttcacagatgggctatgtacaggtgcagtgatctgtgagctgctctgacagctggtgcttaaagctactgatggagatatgagtctccagcttcagtgatttttgcagtttgttccagtcattggcagcagagaactggaaggaaagacgaccaatggaggaattggctttgggggtgaccagtgaaatatacctgctggagcgcgtgctacgggtgggtgctgctatggtgaccagtgagcggagataaggcggggctttacctagcagagacttgtagatgacctggagccagtgggtttggcgacgagtatgacgcgagggccaaccaacgaaagcgtacaggttgcagtggtgggtagtgtatggggctttggtgacaaaacggatggctctgtgatagactgcatccaatttgttgagtagagtgttggaggctattttgtaaatgacatcgccgaagtcgaggatcggtaggatggtcagttttacgagggtatgtttggcagcatcagtgaaggatgctttgttgcgatataggaagctgattctagatccaattttggattggagatgcttaatgcgagtctggaaggagacttcagtctaaccagacacctaggtatttgtagttgtccacatacaaatcagaaccgttcagagtagtaatgctggacgggcgggcaggtgcgggcagcgatcgattgaatagcatgcatttagttttacttgcatttaagagcagttggaggccacggaaggagagttgtatggaagCTTGTCTGGaagttagttaacagtgtccaaagacgggccagaagtatacagaatggtgtcgtctgcgtagaggtggatcagcgaCGTCATTGATGTataacagagaagagagtcagctcaagaattgaaccctgtggcacccccatagagacagccagacgtccggacaacaggccctccgatttgacacactgaactcaatcagagaagtagttggttaaccaggcgaggcagtcatttgagaaaccaaggctgtcgtgtctgccaataagaatgtggtgattgacagagtcgaaagccttggccaggtcgatgaatacggctgcacagtaatgtctcttatcgatggcggttatgatgtcgtttaggaccttgagtgtggctgaggtgcactcatgaccagctctgaaaccagattgcatagcggagaaggtacggtgggattcgaaatggtcagtaatctgtttgttaacttggtctgtagcagtttgggtctatagtgtctccccctttgaagagggtgatgaccacggcagctttccaatctttgggaatctcagacgatagagagaggttgaacaggctagtaataggggttgcaaccatttcggcagatcattttagaaagagagagtccagattgtctagcccggctgatttgtaggggtccagattttgcagctctttcagaacatcatctatctggatttgagtgaaggagaaatggtgggggctttggcgtgttgctgtggagggtgccgggcagttgaccagggtaggggtagccaggtggaaagcatggccagccgtagagaaatgctttttgaaattctcaattatagtggatttatcagtggtgacagtgtttcctatcttcagcgcagtgggcagcttggaggaggtgctcttattctccacggactttacagtgtcccagaacttttttgagtttgtactacaggatgcaaatttctgtttgaaaaatctagccttagctttcctaactgcctgtgtatatttgttactaacttccctgaaaagttgcatatcacgagggctattcgatgctaatgcagaacgtcacaggatgtttttgtgctggtcaagggcagtcaagtctggagtgaaccaaggactatatctattcctagttctacattttttgaatggggcatgctaatttaagatggtgaggaaggcacttttaaagaataaccaggcatcatctactgacgggatgaggacAATGTCATTCCAAAATACCCCGGtaaggtcaattagaaaggcctgctcgcagaagtgttttagggagcatttgacagtgatgaggggtggttgtttggtcgcagacccattatggatgcaggcaatgaggcagtgatcgctgagatcttgattgaaaacagcagaggtgtatttggagggcgagttagttaggatgatatctatgagggtgcccgtgtttacagatttggggttgtacctggtaggttcattgataatttgtgtgagattgagggcatcaagcttagattgtaggatggccggggtgttaagcatgtcccagtttaggtcacccagtagcacaagctcagaagatagatagggggcaatcaattcacatacagtatcgagggcacagctggggcagagggtggtctatagcaagcggcaacagtgagagacttgtttctggaaaaggtgcatttttagaagtagaagctcgaagaGTCAAGATCaagggctagctctggtccaacgttagTTAAGCCAACTctctgaagttcaaagacattcaaagttctttCATAGAAGCCGCTCCTCTGTAGGTATAATTAcgtgggcctaattcagataatgcatgtcatcacAAGATGCCCAGCGCTTCATGCCCAGCGCTCTCCTCACCCGCAAAATGTCAATGCATGTACATAGCTTGCCCTCTCCATGACAAGCTGCTCTAGCCATgggtgaagtaatttaatgtaGAGCTAAATGTCAAAATAATGATTTCCGAGGTTAAAAAGGAACAGAAGGGAAATTGTTTCGGGGTTTGAACTGGTTCAAAACGTTATTTTGCTGAAGAACGGATTGAAAAAAAAGAATGGTTTTGGGCAGAAAGAaacgattggaaaataatttAGGTTTCAACCCCTCGAAGTGTAGTTAGTATATATGGTTCAATagtttagactattgagatgcatccaTGGAGCTTTTGAGACTTGGCCCTCCTACCTCAATCTCCTGCACCTGCTCCTCATTGGTGATGTATATCTGCTGTAGAGAATCCTCCAGCTCCTTGTTCCTCTCTAACAGAGTCTTCCCAAGCTCTGCTGCCAGGTGgaggtctagagagagagttggagagagggagagagggagggagagagggagagagggagagagggagggagggagggagggagggagggagggagggagggagggagggagggagggagggagggagggagggagagagagagggagggagagagggagagagggagggagagagggagagagggagggagggagggagggagggagaaagagcaagaaagagagagataaaacaaaaagataattatttccaatgtgtcaaataattaacaaaaaaactgagcaaactagaatgctatttggccccaaACAAagaatacacagtggcagaatacttgaccactgtgactgaccgccgtaagcagacctggctctcaagagaagacaggctatgtgcacactgcccacaaaatgaggtggaaactgagctgcacttcctaacttcctgccaaatgtatgaccatattagagacacacatttctctcagattacacagatccaaagaattcgaaaacaaacccgattttgataaactcccatatctactgggtgaaataccacagtgtgacatcacagcagcaggatttgtgacctgctgccacgagaaaagggcaaccagtgaagaacaaacaccattgtaaatacaacccatatttatgttgatttattttcccttttgtactttaaccattttcacatatgacatttgaaatgtcataattattttggaacttctgtgagtgtaatgtttactgttcatttttttattggttatttcacttttgtttattatctatttaacttGCTTTTGCAATGGAAACacgttttccatgccaataaagcccttaaattgaaattgagatagaaagagggaggggggagagagatggaggggggtggaagtgtggagagagagagggggatgggaggggagagatTAGAGATGGGAGAGGGCCATGGGAGAAGGAGATaggttggagggagagaaagagattttaCATTTTGAGAGCAACAAGCTGAAACAAACTGTCTAAATAAGAGAGCATCAGGAACAGGTTTTCCTTTGCTGGTCCAAAGATGTGAGtgatgtcagtgaagatactaaAAATAGTTTGAATCTGCACTCGTCCCTATGACAGCCACGGTAGAAAGCGTTGTTCATACTGTAACAT
This window of the Oncorhynchus clarkii lewisi isolate Uvic-CL-2024 chromosome 16, UVic_Ocla_1.0, whole genome shotgun sequence genome carries:
- the LOC139367427 gene encoding cerebellar degeneration-related protein 2-like, whose translation is MLGMEEFVTDEEEPWYDQQDLESDLHLAAELGKTLLERNKELEDSLQQIYITNEEQVQEIEYLAKQLEVLREMNEQHAKVYEQLDGTARELELTNRTLVLDSKASQHKIERLTGTIETLQTQVESLSGQVEQLHSLELLRVRREKRERRKTIASFPCLRELCTAPKYEDGFVVGRSDSFTSETKRQPAEEENERLREAVSALRSAVRAERGRREGAERECHVLLGEFSRLESRVLGAESCQARVRELEAELQELQQLRRARTLLLSSEDDGVGFTQTLLNNTPETDTLEGEGGEVGGGRGEEGEGGRGLGGESLPASSPVRKSCSDTALNAIVARDASGRRRGSYAIHANSVRKRGMSILREVDEQYHALLEKYEELLRKCRCHEESLCHAGVQTSRPVSRDPSMKDCAMGPTPAPPPSPTQSPSTPEVMESISKQVEAVDKRLGQSTPEYKALFKEIFSRIQKTKMDIKATKATKASKSGKSSK